In a single window of the Gadus macrocephalus chromosome 6, ASM3116895v1 genome:
- the LOC132458850 gene encoding sialic acid-binding Ig-like lectin 5 isoform X4 → MTGSWRLFLLCSLLQGAGCMGRFEVLMQARVTTLNGSCVTVPCSFTVEDGYNDKLLPECIPTWRKDRITFSTTTFKGNLTAYNCTTTFNDVLEDNGQYDLRIDCGYPLKYNFEKDPVTIQIEGLPDAPRLTPPMEPVVEGTPVELGCSAPSYCDTHPPTVTWTPALGPSTQLQQNDTVTSTLTFNASLLHHGNNVSCTAAYYIPSGNKTVTSTRYQLSILYAPRNTSAVGSPCLPAREGGCLNLTCSSHANPAVSEFTWYRIHGEHILKIGSGSPLSIQLSNSSNVFFCEVRNVFGTEKSNVYKIDIQTPPRILPVSSCSRIAAWVRCSCYSVGRPLPSLEWWLDGKLVSGSEDVSVSQVNLENATLRSSLTMRAPAGLTALTCHSSNTAGNTSQELPVPHLDTQPNLTDLVLCIVKSAVMFVGLVCVVVCIIRTRRVGEETRSFNAATVTQAPPDEEESQVIFGSEEDDYVNSGMQMNPVGPREEPVGPREEAVLRAGSPVSTHRDAASSRRIGPAGSHPGRPVSRELTEDTQTRKVGEETRSFNAATVKRAPPDEEESQVIFGSEEDDYVNSGMQMNPVGPRE, encoded by the exons ATGACTGGATCCTGGAGACTATTCCTGCTCTGTAGTCTCCTGCAAG GTGCTGGGTGCATGGGAAGATTTGAGGTCCTAATGCAGGCGAGGGTGACGACACTCAATGGATCCTGTGTTACCGTTCCTTGTTCCttcaccgtggaggacgggTATAATGACAAGCTACTTCCTGAATGTATACCAACATGGCGAAAAGATAGAATAACTTTCAGTACTACAACATTCAAGGGAAATCTAACAGCGTACAACTGTACTACAACATTCAATGATGTACTTGAAGACAATGGTCAATATGATTTAAGAATTGACTGTGGATAtccattaaaatataattttgaaAAAGACCCAGTGACCATCCAGATCGAGG GGCTCCCTGATGCACCTCGTTTGACCCCCCCCATGGAGCCGGTGGTGGAGGGGACTCCTGTGGAGCTGGGGTGCTCTGCCCCGTCCTACTGtgacacccacccccccactgtGACGTGGACCCCCGCCCTGGGGCCCAGCACCCAGCTCCAGCAGAACGATACCGTGACCTCCACTCTGACCTTCaacgcctccctcctccaccatggAAACAATGTCTCCTGCACTGCGGCCTACTACATACCATCTGGGAACAAAACTGTGACGTCTACAAGATACCAACTCAGTATCTTAT ATGCCCCCAGGAACACCTCTGCTGTCGGCAGCCCGTGTCTTCCAGCCAGAGAGGGAGGCTGCCTGAACCTGACCTGCTCCAGTCATGCTAACCCTGCTGTCAGCGAGTTCACCTGGTACCGAATACACGGAGAACACATCCTTAAGATCGGGAGTGGATCTCCTCTGTCCATCCAGCTGTCGAACTCCAGTAACGTTTTCTTCTGTGAGGTCCGGAATGTCTTTGGCACAGAAAAGTCTAATGTCTACAAGATCGACATTCAAA CTCCTCCCAGGATCCTGCCCGTTTCAAGCTGCAGCAGAATTGCAGCCTGGGTGCGATGTTCCTGCTACAGCGTGGGCAGACCATTACCGTCTCTGGAGTGGTGGTTGGATGGGAAACTGGTGTCGGGTTCTGAAGACGTGTCTGTTAGCCAGGTCAACCTGGAGAACGCCACGTTGAGGAGCTCCCTCACAATGAGGGCCCCTGCTGGTCTGACAGCCTTGACCTGCCACAGCTCCAACACTGCCGGGAACACCAGCCAGGAGCTTCCTGTCCCCCACCTGGATACACAGCCAAACCTGACAG ACTTGGTGCTGTGCATTGTCAAATCTGCTGTGATGTTCGTGGGCTTAGTGTGTGTGGTCGTCTGTATTATAAG AACTCGTAGAGTGGGTGAGGAGACGCGGTCCTTTAACGCTGCCACTGTGACGCAAGCCCCCCCAGACGAGGAGGAGTCCCAG GTCATCTTCGGAAGTGAGGAGGACGACTACGTTAACAGCGGGATGCAGATGAACCCGGTTGGGCCGAGAGAGGAGCCGGTTGGACCGAGAGAGGAGGCTGTTCTGAGAGCCGGTTCCCCAGTCTCAACGCACCGTGATGCAGCCTCCTCCCGGCGGATAGGTCCTGCAGGCTCCCACCCAGGACGACCTGTCTCTAGGGAGCTCACTGAAGATACTCA AACTCGGAAAGTGGGTGAGGAGACGCGGTCCTTTAACGCTGCCACTGTGAAGCGAGCCCCCCCAGACGAGGAGGAGTCCCAG
- the LOC132458850 gene encoding sialic acid-binding Ig-like lectin 5 isoform X3, which yields MTGSWRLFLLCSLLQGAGCMGRFEVLMQARVTTLNGSCVTVPCSFTVEDGYNDKLLPECIPTWRKDRITFSTTTFKGNLTAYNCTTTFNDVLEDNGQYDLRIDCGYPLKYNFEKDPVTIQIEGLPDAPRLTPPMEPVVEGTPVELGCSAPSYCDTHPPTVTWTPALGPSTQLQQNDTVTSTLTFNASLLHHGNNVSCTAAYYIPSGNKTVTSTRYQLSILYAPRNTSAVGSPCLPAREGGCLNLTCSSHANPAVSEFTWYRIHGEHILKIGSGSPLSIQLSNSSNVFFCEVRNVFGTEKSNVYKIDIQTPPRILPVSSCSRIAAWVRCSCYSVGRPLPSLEWWLDGKLVSGSEDVSVSQVNLENATLRSSLTMRAPAGLTALTCHSSNTAGNTSQELPVPHLDTQPNLTDQLPWIAATAVLAAGLLFATACAVRAWKLATRTRLGSDALLNKAPPNQENPQVFFRSGEDIYANMDAIRIDTRMNTVGPREEPVGLGEGAVELGEGAVGLGGGAVGLGEEAVGLGEGAVGLGEEAVGLGEGAVGLGGGAAGPREEAVTAADSSALIQRDSEEAADPAAERQVADCDVLYTTVNWTNKKKKKKEI from the exons ATGACTGGATCCTGGAGACTATTCCTGCTCTGTAGTCTCCTGCAAG GTGCTGGGTGCATGGGAAGATTTGAGGTCCTAATGCAGGCGAGGGTGACGACACTCAATGGATCCTGTGTTACCGTTCCTTGTTCCttcaccgtggaggacgggTATAATGACAAGCTACTTCCTGAATGTATACCAACATGGCGAAAAGATAGAATAACTTTCAGTACTACAACATTCAAGGGAAATCTAACAGCGTACAACTGTACTACAACATTCAATGATGTACTTGAAGACAATGGTCAATATGATTTAAGAATTGACTGTGGATAtccattaaaatataattttgaaAAAGACCCAGTGACCATCCAGATCGAGG GGCTCCCTGATGCACCTCGTTTGACCCCCCCCATGGAGCCGGTGGTGGAGGGGACTCCTGTGGAGCTGGGGTGCTCTGCCCCGTCCTACTGtgacacccacccccccactgtGACGTGGACCCCCGCCCTGGGGCCCAGCACCCAGCTCCAGCAGAACGATACCGTGACCTCCACTCTGACCTTCaacgcctccctcctccaccatggAAACAATGTCTCCTGCACTGCGGCCTACTACATACCATCTGGGAACAAAACTGTGACGTCTACAAGATACCAACTCAGTATCTTAT ATGCCCCCAGGAACACCTCTGCTGTCGGCAGCCCGTGTCTTCCAGCCAGAGAGGGAGGCTGCCTGAACCTGACCTGCTCCAGTCATGCTAACCCTGCTGTCAGCGAGTTCACCTGGTACCGAATACACGGAGAACACATCCTTAAGATCGGGAGTGGATCTCCTCTGTCCATCCAGCTGTCGAACTCCAGTAACGTTTTCTTCTGTGAGGTCCGGAATGTCTTTGGCACAGAAAAGTCTAATGTCTACAAGATCGACATTCAAA CTCCTCCCAGGATCCTGCCCGTTTCAAGCTGCAGCAGAATTGCAGCCTGGGTGCGATGTTCCTGCTACAGCGTGGGCAGACCATTACCGTCTCTGGAGTGGTGGTTGGATGGGAAACTGGTGTCGGGTTCTGAAGACGTGTCTGTTAGCCAGGTCAACCTGGAGAACGCCACGTTGAGGAGCTCCCTCACAATGAGGGCCCCTGCTGGTCTGACAGCCTTGACCTGCCACAGCTCCAACACTGCCGGGAACACCAGCCAGGAGCTTCCTGTCCCCCACCTGGATACACAGCCAAACCTGACAG ACCAACTGCCCTGGATAGCTGCTACTGCAGTGCTAGCCGCGGGTCTGCTGTTTGCAACAGCGTGTGCCGTAAG AGCTTGGAAGTTGGCCACCCGAACAAGACTTGGCAGTGATGCTCTACTCAACAAAGCTCCACCCAACCAAGAGAACCCCCAG GTGTTCTTCAGAAGTGGGGAGGACATCTATGCTAACATGGATGCTATCCGGATTGATACACGGATGAACACGGTCGGACCAAGAGAGGAGCCTGTTGGACTGGGAGAAGGGGCTGTTGAACTGGGAGAAGGGGCTGTTGGACTGGGAGGAGGGGCTGTTGGACTGGGAGAAGAGGCTGTTGGACTGGGAGAAGGGGCTGTTGGACTGGGAGAAGAGGCTGTTGGACTGGGAGAAGGGGCTGTTGGACTGGGAGGAGGGGCTGCTGGACCGAGAGAGGAGGCTGTAACAGCAGCAGACTCCTCAGCCTTGATCCAACGAGATTCAGAGGAAGCGGCAGACCCAGCAGCAGAAAGGCAGGTGGCGGACTGTGATGTCCTGTACACAACAGTGAACTGGacgaataaaaagaaaaagaaaaaagagatcTGA
- the LOC132458850 gene encoding Schwann cell myelin protein-like isoform X2 produces the protein MTGSWRLFLLCSLLQGAGCMGRFEVLMQARVTTLNGSCVTVPCSFTVEDGYNDKLLPECIPTWRKDRITFSTTTFKGNLTAYNCTTTFNDVLEDNGQYDLRIDCGYPLKYNFEKDPVTIQIEGLPDAPRLTPPMEPVVEGTPVELGCSAPSYCDTHPPTVTWTPALGPSTQLQQNDTVTSTLTFNASLLHHGNNVSCTAAYYIPSGNKTVTSTRYQLSILYAPRNTSAVGSPCLPAREGGCLNLTCSSHANPAVSEFTWYRIHGEHILKIGSGSPLSIQLSNSSNVFFCEVRNVFGTEKSNVYKIDIQTPPRILPASSCSRIAAWVRCSCDSVGRPSPSLEWRLDGKLVSGSEDVSVSQVNLENATLRSSLTMRAPAGLTALTCHSSNAAGNTSQELPVPHLDTQPTLTDQLPWIAATAVLAAGLLFATACAVRAWKLATRTRLGSDALLNKAPPNQENPQVFFRSGEDIYANMDAIRIDTRMNTVGPREEPVGLGEGAVELGEGAVGLGGGAVGLGEEAVGLGEGAVGLGEEAVGLGEGAVGLGGGAAGPREEAVTAADSSALIQRDSEEAADPAAERQVADCDVLYTTVNWTNKKKKKKEI, from the exons ATGACTGGATCCTGGAGACTATTCCTGCTCTGTAGTCTCCTGCAAG GTGCTGGGTGCATGGGAAGATTTGAGGTCCTAATGCAGGCGAGGGTGACGACACTCAATGGATCCTGTGTTACCGTTCCTTGTTCCttcaccgtggaggacgggTATAATGACAAGCTACTTCCTGAATGTATACCAACATGGCGAAAAGATAGAATAACTTTCAGTACTACAACATTCAAGGGAAATCTAACAGCGTACAACTGTACTACAACATTCAATGATGTACTTGAAGACAATGGTCAATATGATTTAAGAATTGACTGTGGATAtccattaaaatataattttgaaAAAGACCCAGTGACCATCCAGATCGAGG GGCTCCCTGATGCACCTCGTTTGACCCCCCCCATGGAGCCGGTGGTGGAGGGGACTCCTGTGGAGCTGGGGTGCTCTGCCCCGTCCTACTGtgacacccacccccccactgtGACGTGGACCCCCGCCCTGGGGCCCAGCACCCAGCTCCAGCAGAACGATACCGTGACCTCCACTCTGACCTTCaacgcctccctcctccaccatggAAACAATGTCTCCTGCACTGCGGCCTACTACATACCATCTGGGAACAAAACTGTGACGTCTACAAGATACCAACTCAGTATCTTAT ATGCCCCCAGGAACACCTCTGCTGTCGGCAGCCCGTGTCTTCCAGCCAGAGAGGGAGGCTGCCTGAACCTGACCTGCTCCAGTCATGCTAACCCTGCTGTCAGCGAGTTCACCTGGTACCGAATACACGGAGAACACATCCTTAAGATCGGGAGTGGATCTCCTCTGTCCATCCAGCTGTCGAACTCCAGTAACGTTTTCTTCTGTGAGGTCCGGAATGTCTTTGGCACAGAAAAGTCTAATGTCTACAAGATCGACATTCAAA CTCCTCCCAGGATCCTGCCCGCTTCAAGCTGCAGCAGAATTGCAGCCTGGGTGCGATGTTCCTGCGACAGCGTGGGCAGACCATCACCGTCTCTGGAGTGGCGGTTGGATGGGAAACTGGTGTCGGGTTCTGAAGACGTGTCTGTTAGCCAGGTCAACCTGGAGAACGCCACGTTGAGGAGCTCCCTCACAATGAGGGCCCCTGCTGGTCTGACAGCCTTGACCTGCCACAGCTCCAACGCTGCCGGGAACACCAGCCAGGAGCTTCCTGTCCCCCACCTGGATACACAGCCAACCCTGACAG ACCAACTGCCCTGGATAGCTGCTACTGCAGTGCTAGCCGCGGGTCTGCTGTTTGCAACAGCGTGTGCCGTAAG AGCTTGGAAGTTGGCCACCCGAACAAGACTTGGCAGTGATGCTCTACTCAACAAAGCTCCACCCAACCAAGAGAACCCCCAG GTGTTCTTCAGAAGTGGGGAGGACATCTATGCTAACATGGATGCTATCCGGATTGATACACGGATGAACACGGTCGGACCAAGAGAGGAGCCTGTTGGACTGGGAGAAGGGGCTGTTGAACTGGGAGAAGGGGCTGTTGGACTGGGAGGAGGGGCTGTTGGACTGGGAGAAGAGGCTGTTGGACTGGGAGAAGGGGCTGTTGGACTGGGAGAAGAGGCTGTTGGACTGGGAGAAGGGGCTGTTGGACTGGGAGGAGGGGCTGCTGGACCGAGAGAGGAGGCTGTAACAGCAGCAGACTCCTCAGCCTTGATCCAACGAGATTCAGAGGAAGCGGCAGACCCAGCAGCAGAAAGGCAGGTGGCGGACTGTGATGTCCTGTACACAACAGTGAACTGGacgaataaaaagaaaaagaaaaaagagatcTGA